In Candidatus Neomarinimicrobiota bacterium, a genomic segment contains:
- the aroA gene encoding 3-phosphoshikimate 1-carboxyvinyltransferase, which yields MALQGELKLPGDKSISHRALMFSALGDGVSRLENLNPGIDVNTTREALVNCGIQIEEKHGVIHVQGGGQRPFSQPERALNCGNSGTTARLMLGLLAAHPLHVQFTGDHSLSKRPMDRVFRPLQQMGANVSARERKFLPVMLSGRDLWALDYCLPYASAQVKSAILLAGLHARGETTVKSPALSRDHTEKMLKAMGANVKIKGRDVTIKPLTKPLQAMDFSIPGDFSAAAFFITAALLVPDSDLTIRRVGINPTRIAFLHAVQEMGGDITIANREECQGEAIADLRIRHSKLQGITIHPEHIPNLIDELPLIAVLASQAQGETVVNGAEELRIKESDRITAVVTNMSAWGARIFERPDGFSIEGSTRLKGGDVITYADHRIAMSMEVAGLISDQTAKLDNSACVDISYPGFFDELRSLSE from the coding sequence ATGGCATTACAAGGTGAACTCAAATTACCCGGTGATAAATCGATCAGTCATCGGGCACTCATGTTTAGCGCTCTGGGAGATGGTGTTAGTCGGCTTGAAAATCTAAATCCAGGTATTGATGTAAATACTACTAGAGAAGCCCTGGTCAACTGCGGTATTCAGATCGAGGAAAAACATGGAGTAATTCATGTTCAAGGAGGTGGCCAAAGACCCTTCAGTCAACCTGAACGTGCTCTAAATTGTGGAAATTCCGGTACAACTGCCAGATTAATGCTGGGTCTCCTGGCAGCTCACCCTTTGCATGTCCAATTCACCGGAGATCATTCTCTCAGTAAACGACCTATGGATAGGGTTTTTCGACCTCTGCAGCAAATGGGTGCCAATGTGTCTGCCCGGGAACGAAAATTTCTGCCAGTCATGCTCAGTGGTCGCGATCTATGGGCTCTGGATTATTGTTTGCCCTACGCCAGCGCCCAGGTGAAATCAGCTATCCTGTTGGCCGGCCTGCATGCTAGAGGTGAAACCACGGTCAAATCGCCGGCCCTCAGTCGCGATCATACTGAAAAAATGCTGAAAGCCATGGGTGCCAATGTGAAGATCAAGGGCCGGGATGTTACCATAAAACCCTTAACAAAACCCCTTCAGGCCATGGATTTTTCTATTCCTGGTGACTTTTCAGCAGCAGCATTTTTTATCACAGCGGCCTTGCTGGTGCCCGATTCTGACCTGACCATTCGGCGGGTAGGGATCAATCCAACTCGCATCGCTTTTCTCCATGCTGTTCAGGAAATGGGTGGGGATATCACTATTGCCAATAGAGAAGAGTGTCAAGGTGAAGCTATAGCAGATCTGCGCATTCGTCATTCCAAGCTTCAGGGCATTACCATTCACCCGGAACACATCCCCAATCTTATTGATGAACTGCCCCTGATTGCAGTGCTGGCCTCTCAGGCGCAGGGAGAAACTGTGGTTAATGGTGCTGAAGAGTTAAGGATCAAGGAATCTGACCGCATCACTGCAGTTGTCACCAATATGAGTGCCTGGGGTGCCAGGATATTTGAACGTCCCGATGGATTCAGTATTGAAGGTTCCACGCGTCTAAAAGGAGGCGATGTGATTACTTATGCTGACCATCGGATCGCCATGAGCATGGAAGTGGCTGGCCTCATTAGTGATCAAACAGCAAAGCTGGATAATTCAGCTTGTGTGGATATTTCCTATCCAGGATTTTTTGATGAATTGCGATCGCTATCAGAATAG